One Lytechinus variegatus isolate NC3 chromosome 11, Lvar_3.0, whole genome shotgun sequence DNA segment encodes these proteins:
- the LOC121424460 gene encoding dynein light chain 1, cytoplasmic-like, whose protein sequence is MDRRGGGGSRSGGNKNEELIVKSADMSDEDQDLACDIAKDAMGKFNVEKDIAAHIKKEFDKTHEPTWHCIVGRNFGSYVTHETKCFIYFYIGQKAFLLFKSG, encoded by the coding sequence ATGGATCGTCGAGGTGGCGGAGGATCTCGGTCAGGAGGCAACAAGAATGAAGAACTCATCGTTAAGAGTGCAGACATGTCAGACGAAGACCAGGATCTTGCCTGTGATATCGCTAAGGACGCCATGGGGAAGTTCAACGTCGAGAAGGACATCGCCGCCCATATCAAGAAAGAGTTCGATAAGACCCACGAGCCGACTTGGCACTGCATCGTCGGGCGTAACTTCGGCAGCTACGTCACTCACGAAACAAAGTGTTTCATCTATTTTTACATCGGTCAGAAAGCATTCCTTCTCTTCAAGTCGGGATAG
- the LOC121424459 gene encoding dynein light chain 1, cytoplasmic-like — protein sequence MSRSGRSTFMSDDKRSDKDKLVVKNADMSDEDQEDAVSVAQEAFEKFTVEKDIAAHIKKEFDKTHEPTWHCIVGRNYGSYVTHEKGGFIYFYIGQKAILLFKSG from the coding sequence atGAGTCGCAGTGGTCGTAGTACCTTCATGTCCGATGACAAGCGATCAGATAAAGACAAACTTGTCGTTAAGAATGCTGACATGTCTGATGAAGATCAAGAGGATGCCGTATCAGTGGCGCAGGAAGCGTTCGAGAAGTTTACCGTCGAGAAGGACATCGCCGCCCATATCAAGAAAGAATTCGATAAGACCCACGAACCGACCTGGCACTGCATCGTCGGGCGCAACTACGGCAGCTACGTCACGCACGAGAAAGGCGGTTTCATCTACTTTTACATCGGTCAGAAAGCGATCCTTCTCTTCAAATCAGGCTAG
- the LOC121424206 gene encoding dynein light chain 1, cytoplasmic-like gives MDSNWVFISSPSPPSSSSLSSSKKKDQKPVIKSVDMTEDMQDRALDLGVDAMERFQTEKDRAAHIKKTFDLEFDTTWHVIVGKHFASFVTHEAKCFIYFYIGPMAFLLWKSG, from the exons ATGGACAGTAATTGGGTG TTTATTAgttcaccatcaccaccatcgtcgTCATCGCTCTCATCGTCAAAGAAAAAAGATCAAAAACCAGTCATCAAGAGTGTTGATATGACAGAGGACATGCAAGATCGAGCACTCGACCTCGGCGTGGATGCCATGGAAAGATTCCAAACTGAGAAAGATCGCGCCGCCCACATCAAGAAGACCTTCGACCTCGAGTTCGACACCACGTGGCACGTCATCGTCGGCAAGCATTTCGCAAGTTTCGTCACGCACGAAGCAAAGTGTttcatctacttctacatcggTCCTATGGCTTTTTTGCTTTGGAAGTCGGGTTAA